In the genome of Mycobacterium kansasii ATCC 12478, one region contains:
- a CDS encoding cytochrome P450: MTATERDTFWVTRNPVGRARDALGARRHHRAPRPPGPRGRPFVGVLPELKSDPFAYLQQLGTTYGDIYRLPLPLYDVVVLNHPDHVRHVMSHRDGEYSLIGPAAGAAKKMLGASMQMMEGAEFRRRRKPLTPMMGRQQLSRVAATVADEFANRLTRWDRFAQSGEPIDLQHEINGVVIPAFMRAMFTVGLSDAELHRLDVDVRTLMQSASSPLLLGAAPRVLPGDGNPVQAWLRMRRWVKQRVEERLADSRSYHDLLQILLDARYEDGTPISRRDVITEAIMLIGGGYETVVAALAWTLALLPQNPQAQRRLYDEVDALGGALPCYADLDRLEWAKACFDEGQRLQGLLLQPRFAMIDDVIGGYRIRRGTLIGLPIYALQRDPRWWGPDADKYEPIRFYDKDIVAARPNLAFLPFGAGPHRCFGAAMGYLEAQFFLAQVHQRFRIQLPAGWAPEHDPALPWPVKGGVPAVVSKIPVAAQRI; the protein is encoded by the coding sequence ATGACAGCGACCGAACGAGACACCTTCTGGGTCACCCGCAACCCCGTCGGCCGCGCGCGCGATGCGCTGGGTGCGCGGCGCCACCATCGGGCGCCGCGCCCGCCCGGCCCGCGTGGGCGCCCCTTCGTCGGGGTCCTTCCCGAACTCAAGTCAGACCCATTCGCATACCTGCAACAGCTGGGGACGACCTACGGCGACATCTACCGGCTGCCGTTGCCGCTGTACGACGTGGTGGTCCTGAATCATCCCGACCACGTGCGTCACGTCATGAGCCACCGCGACGGCGAGTACAGCCTGATCGGCCCCGCCGCGGGCGCGGCGAAAAAAATGCTGGGCGCTTCCATGCAGATGATGGAGGGCGCCGAGTTCCGCCGCCGCCGCAAGCCGCTGACACCGATGATGGGCCGCCAACAGCTGAGCCGGGTCGCCGCCACCGTCGCCGACGAATTCGCCAACCGCCTGACCAGATGGGACCGGTTCGCGCAGTCCGGCGAACCGATCGACCTGCAGCACGAGATCAACGGCGTGGTGATTCCGGCGTTCATGCGGGCGATGTTCACTGTGGGGCTCTCCGATGCCGAGTTGCACCGGCTCGACGTCGACGTCCGCACGCTGATGCAGAGCGCATCGTCACCGCTGCTGCTCGGTGCTGCGCCGCGAGTGCTGCCGGGAGACGGTAACCCCGTGCAGGCATGGTTGCGGATGCGGCGCTGGGTGAAGCAGCGGGTCGAGGAACGGCTGGCCGATTCCCGCTCCTACCACGACCTGCTGCAGATTCTCCTCGACGCGCGCTATGAGGACGGCACGCCCATCAGCCGGCGCGACGTGATCACCGAGGCGATCATGCTGATCGGCGGCGGATATGAAACCGTGGTCGCCGCATTGGCGTGGACGCTGGCGCTGCTTCCGCAGAATCCGCAGGCTCAGCGGCGACTGTACGACGAGGTCGACGCACTCGGCGGAGCCCTGCCCTGCTACGCCGACCTGGACAGGTTGGAGTGGGCGAAGGCGTGTTTCGACGAGGGCCAGCGCCTGCAGGGCCTGCTGCTGCAGCCGCGGTTCGCCATGATCGACGACGTCATCGGCGGCTATCGCATTCGTCGCGGCACCCTGATCGGCCTGCCGATCTATGCCCTGCAGCGTGATCCGCGCTGGTGGGGCCCCGACGCCGACAAGTACGAGCCGATCCGGTTCTACGACAAGGACATCGTCGCCGCCCGGCCGAATCTGGCTTTCCTGCCCTTCGGCGCCGGGCCGCACCGCTGTTTCGGCGCGGCCATGGGTTACCTGGAGGCCCAATTCTTTCTCGCCCAGGTTCATCAGCGGTTCCGGATACAGCTCCCCGCCGGTTGGGCGCCCGAACACGACCCCGCCCTTCCGTGGCCGGTCAAAGGTGGCGTGCCGGCCGTCGTCAGCAAGATTCCGGTGGCGGCGCAGCGGATCTAG
- a CDS encoding phthiotriol/phenolphthiotriol dimycocerosates methyltransferase, which produces MGLATRLVSTPAWRVFAKYYYPFITRHGADDVALLNLGYEEDPPMAIPLSETDEPHRYCIQLYHRTATQADIAGKKVLEVSCGHGGGASYLMRTLNPAAYTGLDLNPAGIEVCRKTHQLPGLDFVQGDAENLPFPDNSFDAVVNIEASHCYPSVPRFLAEVARVLRPGGHLLYADVRHSDHIAQWESELADAPLRMLSKEIINEQVVRGLEKSLPRSQHMFTRRTPAMLRGLVRGAVAASNARLCRGLQNGESSYRMYCFENG; this is translated from the coding sequence ATGGGCCTTGCAACCAGACTGGTGTCGACTCCCGCCTGGAGAGTCTTCGCCAAGTACTACTACCCCTTCATCACCCGCCACGGCGCCGACGACGTGGCGTTGCTGAATCTCGGCTATGAGGAAGACCCACCGATGGCCATCCCGTTATCGGAGACCGACGAGCCCCACCGGTATTGCATTCAGCTCTACCACCGCACGGCGACCCAGGCCGACATTGCCGGAAAGAAGGTGCTGGAGGTGAGCTGCGGCCACGGCGGCGGAGCCTCCTACCTGATGCGCACCCTGAACCCGGCCGCCTACACCGGCCTGGACCTCAACCCCGCCGGCATCGAGGTCTGCCGCAAGACCCACCAGCTGCCGGGGCTGGACTTCGTGCAGGGCGACGCCGAGAATCTGCCATTCCCCGACAATTCCTTCGACGCCGTCGTCAATATCGAGGCCTCGCACTGCTACCCGTCGGTGCCTCGCTTTCTCGCCGAAGTCGCGCGCGTGCTGCGCCCGGGCGGACATCTCCTGTACGCCGATGTCCGGCACAGCGACCACATCGCCCAGTGGGAGAGCGAGCTGGCCGACGCGCCGCTGCGGATGCTCTCCAAGGAGATCATCAACGAGCAGGTGGTGCGCGGGCTGGAAAAGAGCCTGCCGCGCTCGCAGCACATGTTCACTCGCCGGACCCCGGCGATGCTTCGTGGGCTGGTCCGCGGCGCCGTAGCCGCCTCGAACGCCAGGCTCTGCCGCGGGCTGCAAAACGGCGAGAGCTCCTACCGGATGTATTGCTTCGAAAACGGCTGA
- a CDS encoding carboxymethylenebutenolidase, with the protein MTDTVRDLSAIFDEHVAHEFVAKDLAATMATMTADPYVNHVPTMMGGVGARGVAEFYGQYFIGHWPDDTRIIPVCRTVGTDRVVDEMVMSFTHDIAMPTFLPNVAPTGRAVMLPVVVVMGFEADPESGEPKVAYERIYWDQASLLVQVGLLSADLLPVAGVAQAHKVLDKDVPANTLLRRGQPEGAPGD; encoded by the coding sequence ATGACCGACACCGTCCGCGATCTGAGCGCCATCTTCGACGAACACGTCGCCCACGAGTTCGTCGCCAAGGACCTCGCCGCGACCATGGCGACGATGACCGCCGATCCCTACGTCAACCATGTGCCCACGATGATGGGCGGCGTTGGCGCCCGCGGGGTCGCCGAGTTCTACGGCCAATACTTCATCGGGCACTGGCCCGACGACACCAGGATCATCCCGGTCTGTCGCACCGTCGGCACCGATCGCGTCGTCGACGAGATGGTCATGTCGTTTACCCATGACATTGCGATGCCGACCTTCCTGCCCAACGTGGCGCCCACCGGCCGCGCGGTGATGCTGCCCGTCGTCGTCGTGATGGGGTTCGAGGCAGACCCGGAATCCGGGGAGCCGAAAGTCGCCTACGAACGGATCTACTGGGATCAGGCCTCGCTGCTGGTGCAGGTGGGGCTGCTCTCAGCGGACCTGCTGCCGGTCGCCGGCGTGGCCCAGGCGCACAAGGTCCTGGACAAGGATGTGCCGGCAAATACGTTGCTACGCCGCGGCCAGCCGGAGGGCGCGCCGGGGGATTGA
- a CDS encoding type II toxin-antitoxin system death-on-curing family toxin: protein MTEFFDRDDVLTAGALAVGAVLEVGDFGLLDAAVARPQATVYGVDAYPDLYTKAAALLQSLARNRALVDGNKRTAWASAWTFLYINGIELVAGFDVDTAERFMYDVAERGELTVDDIAETLRQFASA, encoded by the coding sequence GTGACGGAATTCTTCGATCGTGACGACGTCCTCACCGCCGGCGCGCTCGCCGTGGGCGCGGTGCTCGAGGTCGGCGACTTCGGGCTGCTCGACGCCGCGGTCGCGCGACCTCAGGCCACCGTTTACGGGGTCGACGCCTACCCCGATCTCTATACCAAGGCAGCGGCGCTGTTACAGTCGCTGGCCCGCAACCGTGCTCTGGTAGACGGCAATAAGCGAACCGCCTGGGCGTCGGCGTGGACGTTCTTGTATATCAACGGGATCGAGCTTGTGGCCGGGTTTGATGTAGACACCGCCGAGAGGTTCATGTACGACGTAGCCGAGCGCGGTGAACTGACCGTCGACGACATCGCCGAAACACTGCGCCAGTTCGCGTCCGCCTAG
- a CDS encoding 16S rRNA (uracil(1498)-N(3))-methyltransferase: MVATLFYVDALPDPGTLAVVDGDEGFHAATVRRIRPGEEVVLGDGEGDLARCRVERAGRDGLAARVLERWSTVPARPAVTVVQALPKSERSELAIELATEAGADAFVAWQAARCVASWNGSRVDKGLRRWRSVARSAARQSRRAYIPPVDGPLSTAALTVRVRDEVARGAMVLALHESATARLAEVALAQANSLMLVIGPEGGIAPEEIDALTGAGAVAVRLGPTVLRTSTAAAVALGALGVLTPRWD; this comes from the coding sequence ATGGTGGCGACGCTGTTCTACGTCGACGCGCTGCCCGATCCCGGCACGCTGGCCGTGGTGGACGGAGACGAAGGTTTTCACGCCGCCACGGTGCGGCGGATCCGTCCCGGCGAGGAGGTGGTGCTCGGCGACGGCGAGGGCGACCTGGCCCGCTGCCGGGTCGAGCGGGCCGGACGCGACGGCCTGGCTGCCCGGGTGCTGGAGCGTTGGAGCACCGTGCCGGCACGGCCGGCGGTGACGGTGGTGCAGGCGCTGCCGAAATCTGAGCGCTCCGAACTGGCGATCGAGCTGGCCACCGAGGCCGGCGCCGACGCGTTTGTGGCGTGGCAGGCGGCGCGCTGCGTGGCGAGCTGGAACGGTTCGCGCGTCGACAAGGGACTGCGCCGGTGGCGATCGGTCGCCCGCTCGGCGGCACGACAGTCCCGGCGGGCCTACATCCCGCCGGTCGACGGCCCGCTGTCCACGGCCGCGTTGACCGTGCGGGTCCGTGACGAGGTGGCCCGCGGTGCGATGGTGCTGGCGTTACATGAGTCGGCGACCGCCCGGCTTGCCGAAGTTGCTCTGGCACAGGCGAATTCGCTGATGCTGGTGATCGGCCCCGAAGGCGGTATCGCGCCGGAGGAGATCGACGCGCTGACCGGCGCCGGAGCCGTCGCGGTCCGGCTGGGCCCGACGGTGTTGCGGACGTCGACCGCGGCCGCGGTGGCGCTGGGCGCGCTGGGGGTGCTGACCCCGAGGTGGGATTAG
- the dnaJ gene encoding molecular chaperone DnaJ, whose amino-acid sequence MARDYYGLLGVSKGASETEIKRAYRKLARELHPDVNPDEAAQAKFKEISAAYEVLSDPEKRRIVDLGGDPLESAGASASGFAGFGGLGDVFEAFFGGGFGGGPASRGPIGRVRPGSDSLLRMRLDLEECATGVTKQVTVDTAVLCDRCQGKGTNGDSAPVPCDTCGGRGEVQTVQRSLLGQMLTSRPCPTCRGVGVVIPDPCHQCMGDGRVRARREITVKIPAGVGDGMRVRLAAQGEVGPGGGPAGDLYVEVHEQAHDIFAREGDDLHCTVSVPMADAALGVTVTLDAILDGPSEIVVPPGTQPGSVITLRGRGMPHLRSHTRGDLHVHVEVVVPARLDHHDADLLREFKNRRSRDVAEVRSAHGAGGGLFSRLRETFTGR is encoded by the coding sequence GTGGCACGCGATTACTACGGGCTGCTCGGCGTCAGCAAGGGCGCCAGCGAAACAGAGATCAAACGCGCATATCGCAAGCTGGCCCGCGAACTGCATCCCGATGTCAATCCCGACGAGGCGGCGCAGGCGAAGTTCAAAGAGATCAGCGCCGCCTACGAAGTGTTGAGCGACCCCGAGAAACGCCGGATCGTCGACTTGGGCGGGGATCCGCTGGAAAGCGCCGGCGCGTCGGCCTCCGGATTCGCCGGTTTCGGCGGGCTGGGCGACGTCTTCGAGGCGTTCTTCGGTGGCGGCTTCGGCGGCGGTCCGGCGTCGCGCGGCCCGATCGGCCGTGTTCGCCCGGGTTCGGACTCGTTGCTGCGCATGCGGCTGGATCTCGAGGAATGCGCGACCGGTGTCACCAAGCAGGTAACCGTCGATACCGCGGTGCTCTGTGACCGCTGCCAGGGCAAGGGCACCAACGGCGATTCCGCGCCGGTGCCCTGCGACACCTGCGGTGGCCGCGGCGAGGTGCAGACCGTCCAGCGTTCGTTGCTCGGGCAGATGCTGACGTCGCGCCCGTGCCCCACCTGCCGAGGTGTCGGGGTGGTCATTCCCGACCCCTGCCACCAGTGCATGGGTGACGGCCGGGTGCGGGCGCGCCGCGAGATCACCGTCAAGATCCCGGCCGGCGTCGGCGACGGTATGCGGGTGCGCCTGGCCGCCCAGGGTGAGGTCGGTCCCGGGGGAGGGCCGGCGGGCGACCTGTATGTCGAGGTCCACGAGCAGGCGCATGACATCTTCGCGCGCGAGGGTGACGACCTGCACTGCACGGTGTCGGTCCCGATGGCCGACGCGGCGCTGGGCGTCACCGTAACCCTGGACGCCATCCTGGACGGCCCCAGTGAGATCGTCGTTCCGCCGGGGACCCAACCGGGTTCGGTCATCACACTGCGGGGCCGCGGGATGCCGCACCTGCGCTCCCACACTCGCGGAGACCTGCACGTCCACGTCGAGGTGGTGGTCCCCGCCCGGCTGGACCACCACGACGCCGACCTCTTGCGCGAGTTCAAGAACCGCCGAAGTCGCGACGTGGCCGAGGTACGGTCGGCGCACGGCGCCGGCGGCGGGCTGTTCAGCCGGCTGCGCGAAACCTTCACCGGACGCTAG
- the hrcA gene encoding heat-inducible transcriptional repressor HrcA: MGNADERRFEVLRAIVADFVATQEPIGSKSLVERHNLGVSSATIRNDMAVLEAEGYITQPHTSSGRVPTEKGYREFVDRLDDVKPLSKAERRAIQSFLASGVDLDDVLRRAVRLLAQLTRQVAVVQYPTLSSSTVRHLEVIALTPARLLMVVITDSGRVDQRIVELGDVIDDHQLSQLRELLGQALEGKKLSAASIAVADLASQLNGAGGLGDAVGRSATVLLESLVEHTEERLLMGGTANLTRNAADFGGSLRSILEALEEQVVVLRLLAAQQEAGKVTVRIGHETEVEQMVGTSMVSTAYGSNDTVYGGMGVLGPTRMDYPGTIASVAAVAMYIGEVLGAR; this comes from the coding sequence ATGGGAAACGCGGACGAGCGCCGCTTCGAGGTGCTGCGTGCCATTGTCGCCGACTTCGTCGCCACCCAGGAACCGATCGGCTCGAAATCCCTGGTAGAGCGCCACAACCTGGGGGTGTCCAGCGCCACGATCCGCAACGACATGGCGGTGCTGGAAGCCGAGGGATACATCACCCAGCCGCACACCAGCTCCGGGCGGGTGCCCACCGAAAAGGGATACCGGGAGTTCGTCGACCGCCTCGACGACGTGAAGCCACTGTCCAAGGCGGAGCGGCGCGCGATTCAGAGCTTCTTGGCCTCCGGTGTCGATCTCGACGACGTGCTCCGCCGGGCGGTGCGGCTACTGGCCCAACTGACCCGGCAGGTCGCGGTGGTGCAGTACCCGACGTTGTCGAGCTCGACCGTTCGCCACCTGGAAGTCATCGCGCTGACCCCAGCGCGGCTGCTGATGGTGGTGATCACCGACTCCGGGCGCGTGGACCAGCGGATCGTCGAACTCGGCGACGTCATCGACGACCACCAACTGTCCCAGCTGCGCGAGCTGCTCGGGCAGGCTCTGGAAGGCAAGAAGCTCTCGGCGGCCTCCATCGCGGTGGCCGACCTCGCCAGCCAGCTGAACGGTGCCGGCGGCTTGGGCGACGCGGTCGGCCGCTCGGCGACGGTGTTGCTGGAGTCGTTGGTGGAACACACCGAGGAGCGCCTGCTCATGGGCGGCACCGCAAATCTGACCCGCAACGCCGCGGACTTCGGTGGGTCGCTGCGCTCCATCCTGGAAGCGCTCGAGGAGCAGGTGGTGGTGCTGCGGCTGTTGGCGGCACAGCAGGAAGCGGGCAAGGTGACGGTGCGCATCGGCCATGAAACGGAGGTCGAGCAGATGGTCGGGACCTCGATGGTGAGCACCGCCTACGGCTCCAACGACACCGTCTATGGCGGCATGGGTGTGCTGGGGCCGACCCGGATGGACTACCCGGGAACTATCGCCAGTGTCGCCGCGGTTGCCATGTATATCGGCGAAGTGTTGGGTGCTCGATGA
- a CDS encoding type II toxin-antitoxin system VapB family antitoxin, protein MIFKGVREGKPYPDHGLSYRDWSQIPPQQIRLDELVTTTTVLALDRLLSEDSTFYGDLFPHAVKWRGVTYLEDGLHRAVRAALRNRTVLHARVFDMDMQPGRPN, encoded by the coding sequence ATGATTTTCAAGGGCGTGCGGGAAGGTAAGCCGTATCCCGATCACGGGTTGTCCTATCGGGACTGGTCGCAGATTCCGCCGCAGCAGATACGCCTCGACGAGTTGGTCACCACGACCACGGTGCTCGCATTGGATCGATTGCTGTCGGAGGATTCTACGTTCTACGGCGACCTCTTCCCGCATGCCGTGAAGTGGCGCGGGGTGACGTATCTCGAGGACGGCTTGCACCGGGCGGTGCGAGCGGCGCTGCGTAACCGGACGGTGCTGCATGCGCGGGTGTTCGACATGGACATGCAGCCGGGTCGCCCGAACTAG
- a CDS encoding non-ribosomal peptide synthetase, with product MKPLGDNWISKDEIRAAIAAELGCPADELGDHDDLIQLGLNSIRMMGLAGGWRKRGADITFAQLAAAPTVASWYALLSGDTASSAAAPAAVAPDEPEAHDAPFPLAGMQLAYWIGRSDEQELGGVAAHLYAEFDGPAIDPDRLQRAVRDLVATHPMLRTRFLPDGTQQTMPKPGRPVFTAIDLRGRGSQEVQSTLAELREAKTHQRLHIEDGQVIDITLTRYGDNHSRLHLDIDMLAGDAMSYRVLVSDLAELYRGAAVPAPGYSYRRYRTARQPDSVARQRDRQWWQRRLPQMPGAPELPTVPVGSRRAPHRTVRYHHWLAPDAKRSLIAGAHARGVTPAMAVAALFADTVGGWSAQTRFLLNVPLFQRESVHSDVNRVIGDFTTSVMLEVDVTENMSVADRARDIQHRMYESASHAAYSGLEVLRDLGRQRGEAMLAPVVFTSALDLGELFADGVIQTFGEPVWIISQGPQVLLDAQVTELRGGLLVNWDVRESAFPAGLVDAMFTRFAQAVDRLARGDAGWDAEAAVQLPSEQATVRAAVNATDGPVSGRCLHQGFFEQAAMNPDAPAVVWGLDNEDGAWSYRELGNQALSVAGALQAHGVRHGDTVAVQLPKGRDQVVAVLGILAAGGAYVPIGFDQPDARRAKILQTADAVAALTVESADMGTGITCLSIDAARNYPNPLPEPVFPDITEIAYVIFTSGSTGLPKGVEVRHSAAMNTIDAVNDWFAVGSTDRVLALSALEFDASVYDIFGMFSAGGSLVAVDAEQKAVATTWVELIRRHRVSILNCVPSMLDMILELGGDQLGGSLRAVTLGGDWVGADLARRLARQVPGCRFSGLGGATETAIHHTICEVAGEPPAHWTTVPFGRPLRNVRCRVVAPSGRDCLDWVPGELWVGGVNVAAGYRNDPQRTARQFVEHDGLRWYKTGDLARYWPDGTIEFLGRADHQVQIRGYRVELGEVESALRTVPGVRHAVATVVGSGAPKLVAAVAGDADAAGDLTAAVATLLPDYMIPTRIVFFEHLPLTANGKLDRRAVAALLEPRPEDSAPASSGPRNDLEAALADITAEVLGVDSVGVQQDFFASGGDSVLATTLIARVRDWLQTDHAVVADLFATRTVAGLAERLAQREARRGTPERLGLVARHYLDVSALTDEEVLAQG from the coding sequence ATGAAGCCGCTCGGAGACAACTGGATCAGCAAGGACGAGATCAGGGCGGCGATCGCGGCCGAACTCGGCTGTCCTGCAGACGAACTTGGCGACCACGACGATCTGATCCAGTTGGGCTTGAACTCCATCCGAATGATGGGCTTGGCCGGCGGCTGGCGTAAACGCGGCGCCGACATCACCTTCGCCCAACTTGCGGCCGCGCCAACGGTGGCTTCGTGGTATGCGCTACTCAGCGGGGATACGGCGTCGAGTGCCGCAGCCCCGGCAGCCGTGGCGCCTGACGAGCCCGAGGCGCATGACGCTCCTTTTCCGTTGGCCGGCATGCAGCTCGCGTACTGGATCGGTCGATCCGACGAGCAAGAGCTCGGCGGTGTCGCCGCGCACCTTTATGCCGAATTCGACGGACCGGCAATAGATCCGGACCGCCTGCAACGGGCGGTGCGCGACCTCGTCGCAACCCATCCGATGCTGCGCACGAGATTTCTCCCCGACGGGACTCAGCAAACGATGCCCAAGCCGGGGCGGCCGGTTTTTACCGCGATCGACCTTCGCGGACGCGGTTCGCAGGAGGTGCAGTCGACACTCGCGGAATTGCGCGAGGCCAAGACACACCAACGGCTGCACATCGAAGACGGTCAGGTCATCGACATCACGCTGACCCGATACGGCGACAATCACAGCCGGCTGCATCTGGACATCGACATGCTCGCCGGTGACGCGATGAGCTACCGGGTGCTGGTTTCGGATCTGGCCGAGCTGTACCGGGGGGCCGCGGTGCCGGCGCCCGGCTACAGCTACCGCCGCTATCGCACCGCGCGGCAACCGGACAGCGTCGCGCGGCAGCGGGATCGCCAGTGGTGGCAACGGCGGCTGCCCCAGATGCCCGGAGCGCCAGAACTGCCCACCGTACCGGTAGGGAGCCGTCGGGCACCCCATCGCACGGTCCGCTACCACCACTGGCTGGCGCCAGATGCCAAGCGCAGCCTGATAGCCGGGGCTCACGCCCGCGGCGTCACGCCCGCCATGGCGGTGGCGGCGCTCTTTGCCGACACCGTCGGCGGCTGGTCGGCGCAGACCAGATTTCTGCTGAATGTGCCGCTTTTTCAGCGTGAGTCGGTGCATTCCGACGTCAACCGGGTGATCGGTGACTTCACCACGTCGGTCATGCTCGAAGTCGACGTGACCGAGAATATGTCGGTTGCCGACCGGGCCCGAGACATTCAGCACCGGATGTACGAAAGTGCCTCACACGCGGCCTATTCCGGGCTCGAGGTGTTGCGTGATCTGGGCAGGCAGCGCGGTGAGGCAATGCTGGCGCCGGTCGTGTTCACCAGCGCGCTCGATCTCGGGGAACTGTTCGCCGACGGGGTGATCCAAACGTTCGGGGAGCCGGTATGGATCATCTCGCAAGGACCTCAGGTGTTGTTGGATGCCCAGGTGACCGAGCTGCGCGGCGGGTTACTGGTCAACTGGGACGTACGGGAATCGGCGTTTCCGGCCGGACTGGTCGATGCGATGTTCACCCGGTTCGCTCAGGCTGTCGACCGGCTCGCCCGGGGTGATGCCGGCTGGGACGCCGAAGCGGCGGTGCAGTTGCCCAGCGAGCAGGCAACGGTCCGTGCCGCCGTCAACGCAACCGATGGTCCGGTCAGTGGTCGGTGCCTGCACCAAGGCTTCTTCGAGCAGGCCGCGATGAATCCGGATGCGCCCGCGGTGGTGTGGGGCCTGGACAACGAGGACGGCGCCTGGAGCTACCGGGAACTCGGCAATCAGGCGCTTTCCGTCGCCGGGGCGCTGCAAGCCCACGGGGTACGGCACGGCGACACCGTTGCCGTCCAATTACCCAAGGGACGCGATCAGGTGGTGGCAGTACTGGGCATCCTCGCGGCCGGCGGCGCGTATGTGCCGATCGGCTTCGACCAGCCGGACGCCCGGCGCGCCAAGATTCTTCAGACCGCAGATGCCGTCGCGGCGCTCACCGTCGAAAGCGCCGACATGGGTACCGGAATCACCTGCCTGTCCATCGACGCGGCACGTAACTACCCAAATCCGCTGCCGGAGCCCGTCTTTCCCGATATCACCGAGATCGCCTACGTGATCTTCACATCCGGTTCGACGGGCCTGCCCAAGGGTGTCGAGGTGCGGCATAGCGCGGCGATGAACACGATCGACGCCGTCAACGACTGGTTCGCGGTGGGCAGCACCGATCGAGTGCTCGCGTTGTCGGCTCTCGAGTTCGACGCGTCCGTCTACGACATCTTCGGCATGTTCTCGGCCGGTGGCTCATTGGTCGCCGTCGACGCCGAGCAGAAGGCGGTGGCCACGACGTGGGTGGAATTGATTCGTCGCCACCGGGTTTCGATACTCAACTGCGTACCCAGCATGCTCGACATGATCTTGGAACTCGGCGGCGATCAACTCGGCGGTTCCCTGCGGGCAGTCACCCTCGGCGGGGACTGGGTGGGCGCGGACCTGGCGCGCCGGCTGGCGCGGCAGGTGCCGGGATGCCGGTTCTCGGGGCTGGGCGGCGCGACCGAGACCGCCATCCACCACACCATTTGCGAGGTGGCCGGCGAACCACCGGCGCACTGGACCACCGTGCCGTTCGGAAGACCGTTGCGCAACGTCCGGTGCCGGGTCGTTGCGCCGTCGGGCCGCGATTGCCTCGACTGGGTGCCCGGCGAATTATGGGTCGGCGGCGTCAATGTCGCCGCCGGCTACCGCAATGATCCGCAACGCACCGCCCGGCAGTTCGTCGAGCACGACGGTCTTCGCTGGTACAAGACCGGTGATTTGGCCCGATACTGGCCCGACGGAACCATCGAGTTCCTCGGCCGGGCAGACCATCAGGTCCAAATACGCGGATACCGGGTCGAACTCGGTGAGGTGGAGAGCGCATTGCGTACGGTGCCGGGGGTGCGCCATGCCGTCGCCACCGTGGTCGGCTCCGGCGCCCCCAAGCTCGTCGCCGCGGTCGCGGGTGACGCCGACGCGGCCGGTGACCTCACCGCGGCGGTCGCTACCTTGTTGCCCGACTACATGATTCCCACACGGATCGTGTTCTTCGAACACCTTCCACTCACGGCTAACGGCAAGTTGGATCGTCGTGCCGTGGCCGCGCTGCTCGAACCGCGCCCGGAAGACAGCGCACCCGCCAGCAGCGGGCCGCGCAACGACCTGGAAGCGGCCCTCGCCGACATTACTGCCGAGGTTCTCGGTGTGGATTCCGTTGGCGTGCAGCAGGATTTCTTCGCGTCGGGTGGTGACTCCGTGCTGGCCACCACGCTCATCGCACGGGTGCGTGACTGGCTGCAAACCGACCATGCCGTGGTTGCCGACCTGTTCGCGACCCGAACGGTGGCCGGTTTGGCCGAGCGGCTGGCGCAACGGGAGGCCCGGCGCGGCACGCCGGAGCGGCTGGGCCTGGTCGCACGGCACTACCTCGACGTTTCAGCGTTGACCGATGAGGAGGTGTTGGCCCAAGGCTGA